In Acidiferrobacterales bacterium, the genomic window GCGCCATGGCTGGTCGTTTACCGACAACTGAACGGCGGAACATGGCAAGATGTGAGTCGGTGAGGGAGACTCTCGATGATGTGGAAGAAGACACACGTTGACCGCATGAATCAAGTCCGGACGGTGGGAGGGGGACAGAATCGGCCCGTAACGGTATTGGGTGTTGAGGTGACGACGGCCAACCCATCGCGGATCAATACGCACAATGCAATGTTGCGCTTAAATAACAACTATCTGTTTTTATTGATGAAATATTTTAAAACCCCTATATCCGTGCATTACGCTTAAATAAGAATTGCGTATTCTGATTTATGTGAACGCGATTCTGGAACTATGCGAACATTTTGCCGAAAACTTGTCGATTGGCACCGCTTTTCTCAGTTGATTTTGAAGTCCAATAAGGTTAAATTTAAACCAAATATTGCTGTCACGCCTCTTCACAATGTTCACAATGCGCAACCTTGACGGCTTTTTTCTTTCCGCGATTTGGAAACTCCCGGTGAACGAATATTGAGGTGGCATAGCTGTTCATACTGCCATCACTAATCTAAATATTGAACCGAATCTGAACACGGAATGGACTGTAACAGCCTATAGCTCGCCAGTCTCGACAGGGTGAACCGGAATTTTCTCGTACTGTTGTTGACAGTCCTGTGTCAAGTGGACTTGGAGCAGGTGATCATGCTCCGACTCTTGCAACCGCCGCAAGCCCTAGGTCGAAAGTCTTGATTCGATTTACGCCGCGCCGCTGACAACTTGCAAGGTGACACAGGTCCCTTACCGACAGCGTAGGGTATTGTTCGTGCAGTTGGCAGGCCAGATACACATCTGCGCTCTCCAGCGGCCAAACTTCTACTTCCGCTTTAGCAATAAAAGACAGAGCTGCCTCAAGTGTATGTCGGCGATTCGTGCTTAGGTAGCAATACACCAGTTCTTGCAATACTTCGGCAGAAGTGCATAACGGCTCTCGTTTGCGGTTAGAGGCGAAAAAAAATTCTCGGGCTGGTTCCCTGATCGGATGTGCACGCCCCACGGCATACATAAATACATTGGTGTCGACGAATGTCACGTATTCGTCATGCCTCGGTTGCGGGTTTCGTGTATGACAAGCAGATGCTGTTCCCAGTCGGGTTCTGTTCCGTTGGAATCGAGGTTGTCGCACTTGGTGAAAAATTCTTCGATGTCTGCAGGTGATTCGAACGGTGTGACCCCAGAGTTTCGGTCAAGCCGTTCATCGGCTGCAGCGCGTAACCAGGCACTCAGTGTCAGACCTTCTTTGCGAGCCTGATGAATATATCGACTGCGATCTTCATCGCGAATTATCAATTGAACCCTGGCCATGTCACTACCCTGCAATGTCATGTGTATGTGTATATATTATACACAAATTATGAGATTGTTGCAGAGTGCCAGAACGTGATGTGAGCACTAGCACTTTGTGAGTCCGAATTGATTTGCCGCAAATGAACTAAAAGCGTATTGGCAACGATTTTTTCAGCAAGACAGTGATGTTGATGTGCGAATCGAAATCCAATATCTATCGCTCGCAGGGGGAATACTACGTGTTGAATCATTGAATGATATAATGTACATAAACAATGTACATAATATTTCCGAGGGCGATCATGAAGGCAATCACTGCAACAGAGTTCAAAAAGAAGTGCTTGAACATCATCGGTCGAATGACTGAGGACCGGCAACCGGTCACGGTCACCAAACGAGGTGTTCCTGTAGCAATTGTGTCACCAGTCGAGCAGTCTGATGTCGGCAATTCCATTTATGGCGCAATGAGGGGGACCGTTCTGGAGTACACCGATCCATTTTTGCCCGCAACCGATCCGGCCGAATGGGACGTGCTTCAATGATCGTGCTTGACACACATGTATTCATTTGGCACGTATCAGGAGATGTAAGGATTGGCAAGAATGCACGCGAAACGATAGACCGATTCGCTAAGGAGGATTGTGTATTGGTTTCAGCGATCACACCTTGGGAAATTGCGTTGCTGGTCGAAAAATGCAGACTTCAATTGGCGTACGATGTTGAATTTTGGCTGCGTACCTCACTGGCCCTGCCTGGAATTTCCCTCGCTCCGATTTTACCGGAAATATCTGTTGACAGCGTACGTCTCCCGGACACTTTTCATGCCGATCCTGCCGATCGGTTAATCGTCGCAACCGCTCGCTATCACAATGCCTCCTTGGTTACTGCAGATAGCGCGATCCTTACCTACGCGACCACCGGAAGCTTTGAAGTGATTGATGCGAGCAATTGATCTAGGTGGAACGATACCCAGTCCATTCGAGTGCTCGCAGAATTAAAGAACAGTCCTTTGCTTATTCTGATTTATGTGAACGCGATTCTTGAGCTATGTGAATATTTTGCCGAAAATTTGGCGATTGAGAAGAAAGGGATCGCGGGTATGCTGGCAAAGATCGAAGAGGGATCGGGTCAGGTCAGTAAATTGACACGTTATTCAATTCCAAAAACAGAATCTTGCGGTTTTGAAAGTTGAAACAGGCTGAAGAATGAAACACGACGCTCTATGCAGTGCGCAGCATACCGTCCCGCTTATGACACAGCCGACTGAACTGCAGGACTACATTTT contains:
- a CDS encoding type II toxin-antitoxin system prevent-host-death family antitoxin, which codes for MKAITATEFKKKCLNIIGRMTEDRQPVTVTKRGVPVAIVSPVEQSDVGNSIYGAMRGTVLEYTDPFLPATDPAEWDVLQ
- a CDS encoding type II toxin-antitoxin system VapC family toxin produces the protein MGRASMIVLDTHVFIWHVSGDVRIGKNARETIDRFAKEDCVLVSAITPWEIALLVEKCRLQLAYDVEFWLRTSLALPGISLAPILPEISVDSVRLPDTFHADPADRLIVATARYHNASLVTADSAILTYATTGSFEVIDASN